The following proteins come from a genomic window of Streptomyces sp. NBC_01716:
- a CDS encoding aspartate aminotransferase family protein, with protein MTESTGPAEKPGKAFDLAKLLAERGGERYELHTAHLNHQLPRMLRTIGFDKVYERAEGAYFWDADGNDYLDMLAGFGVMGLGRHHPVVRKALHDVLDASLADLTRFDCQPLPGLLAEKLLKHSPHLDRVFFGNSGTEAVETALKFARYATGKPRILYCSHAFHGLTLGSLSVNGEDGFRAGFAPLLPDTAIEIGDLDALERELKRGDVAGFVVEPIQGKGVRSTPPGFLRAAQELLRRHKALLIADEVQTGLGRTGDFYAYQHEEGVEPDLVCVAKALSGGYVPVGATLGKDWIFQKVYSSMDRVLVHSASFGSNAQAMAAGLAVLSVIEDERIVANARTTGDLLRSRLAALVDRYELLSEVRGRGLMIGIEFGRPTSIGLRSRWTMLQAARKGLFAQMVVVPLLRKHRILTQVSGDHLEVIKLIPPLTIGEREVDRFVTAFTAVMDDAHGGGGLMWDFGRTLVKQAIANR; from the coding sequence ATGACCGAGTCGACAGGGCCGGCGGAGAAGCCGGGCAAGGCCTTCGATCTCGCGAAGCTGCTGGCCGAACGCGGCGGCGAACGCTACGAGTTGCACACCGCCCATCTGAACCACCAACTCCCGCGCATGTTGCGGACCATCGGCTTCGACAAGGTCTACGAGCGCGCCGAGGGCGCCTACTTCTGGGACGCCGATGGCAACGACTACCTCGACATGCTCGCCGGCTTCGGGGTGATGGGGCTCGGCCGGCACCACCCCGTCGTACGCAAGGCCCTCCACGACGTCCTCGACGCCTCGCTCGCCGACCTCACCCGCTTCGACTGCCAGCCGCTGCCGGGCCTGCTCGCCGAGAAACTGCTCAAGCACAGCCCCCACCTGGACCGGGTCTTCTTCGGCAACAGCGGTACGGAAGCTGTCGAGACGGCGCTGAAGTTCGCCAGGTACGCCACCGGGAAGCCGAGGATCCTCTACTGCTCCCACGCCTTCCACGGGCTGACCCTCGGCTCGCTCTCGGTCAACGGCGAGGACGGTTTCCGCGCCGGGTTCGCGCCGCTGCTCCCCGACACGGCGATCGAGATCGGTGATCTCGACGCGCTGGAGCGGGAGTTGAAGCGCGGCGACGTCGCGGGCTTCGTCGTCGAACCGATCCAGGGCAAGGGCGTGCGGTCGACGCCGCCCGGCTTCCTGCGGGCCGCGCAGGAGCTGTTGCGCCGGCACAAGGCGCTGCTCATCGCGGACGAGGTGCAGACGGGGCTCGGCAGGACCGGCGACTTCTACGCGTACCAGCACGAGGAAGGCGTCGAGCCGGACCTGGTGTGTGTCGCGAAGGCGCTCTCCGGCGGATACGTGCCGGTCGGCGCGACCCTCGGCAAGGACTGGATCTTCCAGAAGGTCTACTCCTCGATGGACAGGGTGCTGGTCCACTCGGCCAGCTTCGGATCCAACGCGCAGGCGATGGCGGCGGGCCTGGCCGTTCTGTCGGTGATCGAGGACGAGCGGATCGTCGCCAACGCCAGGACGACCGGCGATCTGCTGCGCTCGCGGCTGGCCGCGCTGGTCGACCGGTACGAGCTGCTGAGCGAGGTGCGCGGCCGGGGGCTGATGATCGGTATCGAGTTCGGCCGGCCGACGTCGATCGGGCTGCGCAGCCGCTGGACGATGCTCCAGGCGGCACGGAAGGGGCTCTTCGCGCAGATGGTCGTGGTGCCGCTCCTGCGGAAGCACCGCATTCTCACCCAGGTCTCAGGGGACCATCTGGAAGTGATCAAGCTGATCCCGCCGCTGACCATCGGGGAGCGGGAGGTCGACCGCTTCGTGACGGCCTTCACGGCCGTGATGGACGACGCGCACGGGGGCGGCGGGCTGATGTGGGACTTCGGCAGGACGCTGGTGAAGCAGGCGATCGCCAACCGGTGA
- the dxs gene encoding 1-deoxy-D-xylulose-5-phosphate synthase, which produces MSILENIRGPRDLKALDRAELDELAADIREFLIQAVARTGGHLGPNLGVVELTVALHRVFDSPADRILWDTGHQSYVHKLLTGRQDFSKLRTKGGLSGYPSREESDHDVIENSHASTVLGWADGLAKARQVLGGRDHVVAVVGDGALTGGMAWEALNNIAAAKDRPLIIVVNDNERSYGPTIGGLARHLAILRTTDGYEQVLAWGKEVLRGTPVVGRPLYGSLHGAKKGFKDAVAPQGMFEDLGLKYVGPIDGHDVGAVESALRRASRFTGPVLVHCLTEKGRGYQPAVDDEADHFHTVGVMDPLTCEPLAPAGKPSWTSVFGDEITAIGEERPDVVAVTAAMLHPVGLTGFAARFPDRVWDVGIAEQHAAVSAAGLATGGLHPVVAVYATFLNRAFDQLLMDVALHGCGATFVLDRAGVTGTDGPSHNGMWDMSLLQCVPGLRIAAPRDADQLRSLLREAVAVDDAPTVVRFPKEAVGESIPAVGRTGRLDVLHVPQAGETDVLLVSVGALAGVCLGTAELLAARGIGCTVVDPRWVKPVDAELAPLAARHRIVAVVEDNCRSGGVGWAVGQALRDADVDVPLRTFGIPEQFLAHAKRGEVLADIGLTPVEIAGQISAALARREKREENTR; this is translated from the coding sequence ATGTCGATACTGGAGAACATCCGGGGGCCGCGCGACCTGAAGGCGCTCGACCGGGCCGAACTCGACGAACTGGCCGCGGACATCAGGGAGTTCCTGATCCAGGCGGTGGCCAGGACCGGTGGCCATCTGGGGCCCAACCTCGGAGTGGTGGAGCTGACCGTCGCCCTGCACCGCGTCTTCGACTCACCCGCCGACCGCATCCTGTGGGACACCGGACACCAGAGCTATGTGCACAAACTGCTCACCGGCCGGCAGGACTTCTCCAAGCTGCGGACCAAGGGCGGTCTCTCCGGCTACCCCTCCCGCGAGGAATCCGACCACGACGTCATCGAGAACTCCCACGCCTCCACCGTGCTCGGCTGGGCCGACGGGCTCGCCAAGGCCCGCCAGGTGCTCGGCGGCCGTGACCATGTCGTGGCGGTCGTCGGGGACGGCGCGCTCACCGGCGGCATGGCCTGGGAGGCGCTCAACAACATCGCGGCGGCGAAGGACCGCCCCCTGATCATCGTGGTGAACGACAACGAGCGCTCGTACGGCCCCACCATCGGCGGCCTCGCCAGGCACCTCGCCATCCTGCGTACCACCGACGGCTACGAGCAGGTGCTCGCGTGGGGCAAGGAAGTCCTGCGGGGGACCCCCGTGGTGGGCCGGCCGCTGTACGGGTCGCTGCACGGCGCGAAGAAGGGCTTCAAGGACGCTGTCGCTCCGCAGGGCATGTTCGAGGACCTCGGGCTCAAGTACGTGGGACCCATCGACGGACACGACGTCGGAGCCGTCGAGTCGGCGCTGCGCCGCGCGAGCCGCTTCACCGGCCCCGTACTGGTGCACTGCCTGACCGAGAAGGGCCGCGGCTACCAGCCCGCCGTGGACGACGAGGCCGACCACTTCCACACCGTCGGTGTGATGGACCCGCTGACCTGCGAGCCGCTGGCGCCCGCCGGCAAGCCCTCCTGGACGTCGGTCTTCGGCGACGAGATCACCGCCATCGGCGAGGAGCGCCCCGACGTCGTCGCCGTCACGGCCGCGATGCTGCATCCGGTCGGGCTGACGGGATTCGCCGCGCGCTTCCCCGACCGCGTCTGGGACGTCGGTATCGCCGAGCAGCACGCGGCGGTCTCCGCCGCCGGGCTCGCCACCGGCGGACTGCACCCCGTCGTCGCCGTCTACGCCACCTTCCTCAACCGCGCCTTCGACCAACTGCTCATGGACGTCGCGCTGCACGGGTGCGGAGCCACGTTCGTACTCGACCGGGCCGGTGTCACCGGCACGGACGGGCCCTCCCACAACGGCATGTGGGACATGTCGCTGCTCCAGTGCGTGCCGGGGCTGCGGATCGCGGCCCCCCGCGACGCGGACCAGCTGAGGTCGCTGCTGCGGGAGGCCGTGGCCGTGGACGACGCGCCGACCGTCGTGCGCTTTCCCAAAGAGGCGGTGGGCGAGTCGATCCCCGCCGTCGGCCGTACGGGCAGGCTCGATGTCCTGCACGTGCCGCAGGCCGGTGAGACCGATGTGCTGCTGGTGTCCGTAGGGGCGCTCGCCGGGGTCTGCCTCGGTACGGCGGAGCTGCTGGCCGCGCGCGGCATCGGCTGCACCGTGGTCGACCCCCGGTGGGTCAAGCCCGTCGACGCGGAGCTGGCCCCGCTGGCCGCGCGGCACCGGATCGTGGCCGTCGTGGAGGACAACTGCCGCAGCGGCGGCGTCGGCTGGGCCGTGGGACAGGCTCTGCGCGACGCCGACGTGGACGTACCGCTGCGTACCTTCGGCATCCCTGAACAGTTCCTCGCCCACGCCAAGCGCGGTGAGGTGCTCGCCGACATCGGACTCACACCCGTCGAGATCGCGGGACAGATCAGCGCCGCACTGGCGCGCCGGGAGAAGCGCGAGGAGAACACCCGATGA
- the hpnH gene encoding adenosyl-hopene transferase HpnH, whose product MAMPLRQTIRVGTYLVEQKLRRREKFPLIVELEPLFACNLACEGCGKIQHPAGVLKQRMPVAQAVGAVLESGAPMVSIAGGEPLMHPQIDEIVRQLVAKKKYVFLCTNAMLMRKKLEKFTPSPYFAFAVHIDGLRERHDESVAKEGVFDEAVEAMKEAKKRGFRVTTNSTFFNTDTPQTIIEVLNYLNDDLKVDEMMISPAYAYEKAPDQEHFLGVEQTRELFKKAFSGGNRGRWRLNHSPLFLDFLEGKADFPCTAWAIPNYSLFGWQRPCYLMSDGYVPTYRELIEETDWDKYGRGKDPRCANCMAHCGYEPTAVLATMGSLKESLRAVRETVAGSS is encoded by the coding sequence ATGGCCATGCCGCTCCGTCAGACCATCAGGGTCGGGACGTACCTCGTCGAACAGAAGCTACGCAGGCGTGAGAAGTTTCCTCTCATCGTCGAGCTGGAACCCCTCTTCGCCTGCAATCTCGCATGTGAGGGCTGTGGCAAGATCCAGCACCCGGCCGGGGTCCTGAAGCAGCGTATGCCCGTGGCGCAAGCGGTGGGCGCGGTGCTCGAATCCGGGGCGCCGATGGTCTCCATCGCCGGCGGCGAGCCGCTGATGCACCCGCAGATCGACGAGATCGTCCGGCAGCTCGTCGCGAAGAAGAAGTACGTCTTCCTCTGCACCAACGCGATGCTGATGCGCAAGAAACTGGAGAAGTTCACCCCGTCGCCGTACTTCGCGTTCGCCGTGCACATCGACGGCCTGCGCGAGCGGCACGACGAGTCCGTCGCCAAGGAAGGGGTCTTCGACGAGGCCGTGGAGGCGATGAAGGAAGCCAAGAAGCGCGGCTTCCGGGTCACCACCAACTCCACCTTCTTCAACACCGACACCCCGCAGACCATCATCGAGGTCCTCAACTACCTCAACGACGACCTGAAGGTCGACGAGATGATGATCTCGCCCGCCTATGCCTACGAGAAGGCACCCGACCAGGAGCACTTCCTGGGCGTGGAGCAGACGCGGGAGCTGTTCAAAAAGGCGTTCTCCGGCGGCAACAGGGGGCGCTGGCGCCTGAACCACTCACCGCTCTTCCTGGACTTCCTGGAGGGCAAGGCCGACTTCCCCTGCACGGCCTGGGCGATCCCCAACTACTCGCTCTTCGGCTGGCAGCGCCCCTGCTATCTGATGAGCGACGGATACGTCCCGACGTACCGGGAACTGATCGAGGAGACCGACTGGGACAAGTACGGCCGGGGCAAGGACCCGCGCTGCGCCAACTGCATGGCGCACTGCGGCTACGAGCCGACTGCCGTGCTCGCCACCATGGGCTCCCTCAAGGAGTCGCTGCGAGCCGTGCGGGAGACGGTCGCCGGGAGCAGCTGA
- a CDS encoding phosphorylase family protein — protein sequence MHSPPDRAGQADETPPTGGGAAPAATPLLIACALGIERMALRSGLAGRGGRTRESGPVTVIRTGMGPKNAERATARALGTDRNRDAAVIASGFCAGLVPGMNPGDLIVADETRDSHDLTRCTGTGLLVEALSLALPGRTVHTGPLAGSDHVVRGPERAGLRATGAVAVDMESAATLRTALSTGPRPVAAVRVVVDAPEHELVRIGTVSGGISAFRVLRAVIPAFLEWHRSLLLPRR from the coding sequence ATGCACTCGCCGCCCGACAGAGCCGGCCAGGCCGACGAAACCCCACCGACCGGCGGCGGGGCCGCCCCCGCCGCCACACCGCTGCTGATCGCCTGTGCCCTCGGCATCGAGCGGATGGCCCTGCGCAGCGGTCTGGCCGGCCGGGGCGGCCGGACACGCGAGAGCGGACCCGTCACCGTCATCCGCACGGGCATGGGCCCCAAGAACGCCGAGCGTGCGACGGCGCGCGCGCTCGGAACCGACCGGAACAGGGACGCGGCCGTCATCGCGTCCGGCTTCTGTGCCGGCCTGGTCCCCGGGATGAACCCGGGGGACCTGATCGTCGCCGACGAGACCCGGGACTCCCACGACCTGACGCGCTGTACGGGAACAGGTCTGCTCGTGGAGGCGCTGTCCCTGGCGCTGCCCGGACGCACGGTCCACACCGGCCCGCTGGCCGGATCCGACCATGTGGTGCGCGGCCCCGAGAGGGCCGGGCTGCGTGCCACGGGAGCCGTCGCCGTGGACATGGAGTCCGCCGCGACACTCCGCACCGCTCTGAGCACCGGGCCCCGCCCGGTTGCGGCCGTACGGGTGGTCGTGGACGCTCCAGAGCATGAGCTAGTCCGAATTGGCACGGTTAGCGGTGGAATATCAGCTTTCCGTGTCCTTCGTGCCGTCATTCCGGCTTTTCTTGAATGGCACCGTTCTTTGCTGCTCCCCAGGAGGTGA